One stretch of Bacteroidota bacterium DNA includes these proteins:
- a CDS encoding acyl-CoA dehydrogenase family protein: MIRSNVEDMVRKTMQEFVDKEVIPIAREYDERAEFPDHLFKQLGNMGLFGIRYPREVTGSGGNTTLYCIAMQELARGLMSLGATVAMQCLMSTNGLYLYGTPELHEL; the protein is encoded by the coding sequence TTGATCCGGTCCAATGTCGAGGATATGGTCCGAAAGACCATGCAAGAATTTGTGGACAAGGAAGTGATCCCCATTGCAAGAGAGTATGACGAACGGGCGGAATTTCCAGACCATCTCTTTAAACAGCTCGGGAACATGGGGCTGTTCGGTATCCGGTACCCGAGGGAAGTTACCGGGTCCGGGGGGAACACCACCCTTTACTGCATTGCCATGCAGGAACTTGCCCGGGGCTTAATGAGCCTGGGTGCCACCGTGGCCATGCAATGTCTCATGTCCACCAACGGGCTCTACCTGTACGGCACCCCGGAACTCCATGAACT